A genomic window from Micromonospora ferruginea includes:
- a CDS encoding UdgX family uracil-DNA binding protein (This protein belongs to the uracil DNA glycosylase superfamily, members of which act in excision repair of DNA. However, it belongs more specifically to UdgX branch, whose founding member was found to bind uracil in DNA (where it does not belong), without cleaving it, appears to promote DNA repair by a pathway involving RecA, rather than base excision.) — MAETESAPGAQEFIPPTADTIDELRAAAAGCRGCELHRDASQTVFGRGDERARVIFVGEQPGDVEDQQGLPFVGPAGRLLRKAVDDAGLDPRHIYLTNAVKHFRFERRGTRRIHQTPDRVHITACRPWLVAEFARLRPEVVVVLGATAAKALLGPTFRVTRQRGELLPWPAAAQHPEDFARVPVDRAGAVADAPDTRLLATIHPSAVLRADNQDVAYEGLVADLKVAAGALR; from the coding sequence ATGGCCGAGACCGAGAGCGCACCCGGAGCGCAGGAGTTCATCCCGCCGACGGCGGACACCATCGACGAGCTGCGCGCCGCCGCGGCCGGCTGCCGGGGCTGCGAGCTCCACCGGGACGCGTCGCAGACCGTCTTCGGCCGGGGCGACGAACGCGCCCGGGTGATCTTCGTCGGCGAGCAGCCGGGCGACGTGGAGGACCAGCAGGGCCTGCCGTTCGTCGGCCCGGCCGGGCGGCTGCTGCGCAAGGCGGTGGACGACGCCGGCCTCGACCCGCGCCACATCTACCTCACCAACGCGGTCAAGCACTTCCGCTTCGAGCGACGCGGCACGCGGCGCATCCACCAGACCCCGGACCGGGTGCACATCACCGCCTGCCGGCCCTGGCTGGTCGCCGAGTTCGCCCGGCTGCGCCCGGAGGTCGTGGTGGTGCTCGGCGCCACCGCCGCCAAGGCGCTGCTCGGCCCCACGTTCCGGGTGACGCGCCAGCGCGGCGAGCTGCTGCCCTGGCCGGCCGCCGCGCAGCACCCGGAGGACTTCGCGCGGGTGCCGGTGGACCGGGCCGGCGCGGTCGCCGACGCGCCGGACACCCGGCTGCTCGCCACCATCCACCCGTCCGCCGTGCTCCGGGCGGACAACCAGGACGTCGCGTACGAAGGGCTGGTCGCCGACCTCAAGGTGGCCGCCGGCGCGCTGCGCTGA
- a CDS encoding MFS transporter yields the protein MATDLTAPAPSRQSDVAGIQRRTLRLLFLTQIVGGVGVAIGISVGALLAARVAGTALAGLAQSAGVVGAALLAVPVTRLMAARGRRPGLVLAYLVGAVGGALVVVAVVSGVVPLLFVGMLLFGGGTAANLQARYTAVDLAEPARRGRQLSLVVWATTIGSVAAPNFAALADDVTHGWGLPLLAGPFLVSAVAFTLAAGVLLALLRPDPLLTARRLAAAEPEPVAGAARTVTRRGGMAAAWRTVRGRPAARLGIAAVAVGHLVMVAVMSMTPVHLDEWHSDADLLRVVGIVLSLHIAGMYAFSPVVGWLTDRLGRRPVILGGVAFLLAACAVAGTAGHHTPALSVGLALLGLGWSGTMVAGSTLLSESVPTADRPGVQGLSDLLMGLAGAGAAAVSGFVMRAVGYPTLTLLAAIAVVPLVALALRRPGPEPLDEED from the coding sequence ATGGCCACCGACCTGACCGCGCCGGCCCCGTCCCGGCAGTCCGACGTCGCCGGCATCCAGCGGCGTACCCTCCGCCTGCTCTTCCTCACCCAGATCGTCGGCGGTGTCGGCGTCGCCATCGGCATCTCGGTCGGCGCGCTGCTCGCCGCCCGGGTCGCCGGCACCGCCCTGGCCGGGCTGGCGCAGAGCGCCGGCGTGGTCGGCGCCGCGCTGCTCGCCGTACCGGTGACCCGGCTGATGGCGGCGCGCGGGCGGCGACCCGGTCTGGTGCTGGCCTACCTGGTCGGCGCGGTCGGCGGCGCGCTGGTGGTGGTGGCCGTGGTGAGCGGTGTGGTGCCGCTGCTCTTCGTCGGCATGCTGCTGTTCGGCGGCGGCACGGCGGCGAACCTCCAGGCCCGCTACACGGCCGTCGACCTGGCCGAGCCGGCGCGCCGGGGCCGGCAACTGTCGCTGGTGGTCTGGGCCACCACCATCGGCTCGGTGGCCGCGCCGAACTTCGCCGCGCTCGCCGACGACGTCACCCACGGCTGGGGCCTGCCGCTGCTGGCGGGTCCGTTCCTGGTCAGCGCCGTCGCGTTCACGCTCGCCGCCGGCGTACTCCTGGCCCTGCTCCGGCCGGACCCGCTGCTCACCGCGCGCCGGCTGGCGGCGGCCGAGCCGGAACCCGTCGCGGGCGCCGCCCGCACGGTCACCCGCCGCGGTGGCATGGCCGCCGCGTGGCGGACGGTACGCGGCCGGCCGGCGGCCCGGCTCGGCATCGCCGCGGTGGCGGTGGGGCACCTGGTGATGGTCGCGGTGATGTCGATGACGCCGGTGCACCTCGACGAGTGGCACTCGGACGCGGACCTGCTGCGCGTGGTGGGGATCGTGCTCAGCCTGCACATCGCCGGCATGTACGCGTTCTCGCCGGTGGTGGGCTGGCTCACCGACCGGCTGGGCCGGCGGCCGGTGATCCTCGGCGGGGTGGCGTTCCTGCTGGCCGCGTGCGCGGTCGCCGGCACGGCCGGGCACCACACCCCGGCGCTCTCGGTGGGGCTGGCGCTGCTCGGGTTGGGCTGGTCGGGCACCATGGTGGCGGGCTCGACGCTGCTGTCGGAGTCGGTGCCCACCGCCGACCGGCCCGGCGTGCAGGGGTTGTCCGACCTGCTCATGGGGCTGGCCGGGGCGGGCGCGGCGGCGGTGAGCGGGTTCGTCATGCGGGCCGTGGGGTACCCGACGCTCACCCTGCTGGCGGCGATCGCGGTGGTGCCGCTGGTGGCGCTCGCGCTGCGGCGTCCCGGTCCGGAACCACTCGATGAGGAGGACTGA
- a CDS encoding aminotransferase class I/II-fold pyridoxal phosphate-dependent enzyme, whose translation MAAHYQVSGSTSAAISASVESGIRTGALAPGDPLPAVRALAGRLDVSPATVARAYQELRQRGLVVTAGRHGTRVRPRPPVATRRAALAPPPRPGTRDLSAGHPDRRLLPPLGPHLAALAAQFGAPTGYADTAVLPELADAARERFAADGVPAAELTVTGGALDGIERLLAAHLRPGDAVAVEDPGWANLLDLVAALGLRTVGVPVDDEGPSVAGVRSALAAGVRALVVTSRAQNPTGAAVSAERAAALRALLAGRADLLLIEDDHAAELARVPLHPLAGATPAWAFVRSVSKPYGPDLRLAVLAGDEATVARVAGRAQVGAGWVSTVLQRLVLSLWRDPATAELVRRAADGYDRRRDGLVAALAAHGLAAHGRTGINVWVPVPDETVAVTALRDAGWSVAPGGLYRIAAAPAVRLTVSTLDEPDLPPLADALARAVRPVQGGAPY comes from the coding sequence GTGGCAGCACATTATCAGGTCAGCGGGTCCACCTCGGCGGCCATTTCGGCGAGCGTGGAATCCGGCATCCGCACCGGCGCCCTCGCCCCCGGCGACCCCCTTCCGGCGGTCCGCGCGCTGGCCGGCCGGCTCGACGTCAGCCCGGCCACCGTCGCGCGGGCCTACCAGGAGCTGCGGCAGCGGGGCCTGGTCGTCACCGCCGGCCGGCACGGCACCCGGGTCCGGCCCCGCCCGCCGGTCGCCACCCGGCGCGCGGCGCTCGCACCCCCGCCGCGACCGGGCACCCGCGACCTCTCCGCCGGGCACCCCGACCGGCGGCTGCTGCCCCCGCTCGGGCCGCACCTGGCCGCGCTCGCCGCCCAGTTCGGCGCCCCGACCGGGTACGCGGACACCGCCGTCCTGCCCGAACTGGCCGACGCCGCCCGGGAACGGTTCGCCGCCGACGGGGTGCCGGCCGCCGAGCTGACCGTCACCGGCGGCGCGCTCGACGGCATCGAACGGCTGCTCGCCGCGCACCTGCGCCCCGGCGACGCGGTGGCGGTGGAGGACCCGGGCTGGGCCAACCTGCTCGACCTGGTCGCCGCGCTCGGGCTGCGTACCGTCGGGGTGCCGGTGGACGACGAGGGCCCGAGCGTGGCCGGGGTGCGGTCCGCGCTGGCCGCCGGCGTGCGCGCGCTGGTGGTGACCAGTCGGGCCCAGAACCCGACCGGCGCGGCCGTCTCCGCCGAGCGGGCCGCCGCGCTGCGGGCGCTGCTCGCCGGCCGGGCCGACCTGCTGCTGATCGAGGACGACCACGCCGCCGAGCTGGCCCGCGTACCCCTGCACCCGCTCGCCGGGGCGACCCCGGCGTGGGCCTTCGTCCGGTCGGTGAGCAAGCCCTACGGGCCCGACCTGCGGCTCGCCGTGCTGGCCGGCGACGAGGCCACCGTGGCCCGGGTGGCCGGCCGGGCCCAGGTCGGCGCCGGCTGGGTCTCCACCGTGCTGCAACGGCTGGTCCTGTCGCTCTGGCGCGACCCGGCCACCGCCGAGCTGGTCCGGCGCGCGGCGGACGGCTACGACCGGCGGCGCGACGGGCTGGTCGCGGCGCTGGCCGCGCACGGCCTGGCCGCGCACGGGCGCACCGGGATCAACGTCTGGGTGCCGGTGCCCGACGAGACGGTCGCGGTCACCGCGCTACGCGACGCCGGCTGGTCGGTCGCGCCCGGCGGCCTCTACCGGATCGCCGCCGCCCCCGCCGTCCGCCTGACCGTCAGCACCCTCGACGAGCCCGACCTGCCGCCGCTCGCCGACGCGCTCGCCCGCGCGGTGCGGCCGGTGCAAGGCGGGGCCCCCTATTAA
- a CDS encoding bifunctional pyridoxamine 5'-phosphate oxidase family protein/GNAT family N-acetyltransferase, with protein MYPPTGRTTATRTRDRMRYDRATAHALLDEAFHCALAFVVDGEPRVLPTLHVRVGDTLYLHGSTGSRPLLAARGDTGLPVCVAVTHLDGLVYARSQFHHSANYRSVVAHGTARLVDDADEKARVLTALVEKVAAGRSAESRPPNRRELAETAVLALPLREVSVRTRTGGVNDEPADEDLPHWAGVLPLRLTPGRPEPADGVTAPLPAYLRPGRSPWLDPVVLRGAHVVLEPLDLAHAEDLHAALDDEEVWRHVGSPRPTDVAGTAALIRAALDAGSRGVRTPWVQRCAVTGAVVGTTSYHQPDADLRTVEIGYTQLGRPWWRTGINTEAKLLLLTRAFEELDAVRVTWQTSTLNERSQRAIERLGAVREGTLRSNRRRADGTWRQSALYSMLAEEWPNAQVRLRERLRPA; from the coding sequence ATGTACCCTCCGACCGGCCGCACCACCGCCACCCGCACCCGGGACCGGATGCGCTACGACCGCGCCACCGCCCACGCGCTGCTCGACGAGGCGTTCCACTGCGCGCTGGCGTTCGTGGTGGACGGTGAGCCGCGGGTCCTGCCCACCCTGCACGTCCGCGTCGGCGACACGCTCTACCTGCACGGCTCCACCGGCAGCCGGCCGCTGCTCGCCGCCCGGGGCGACACCGGGCTGCCCGTGTGCGTCGCGGTCACCCACCTCGACGGGCTGGTCTACGCCCGCTCCCAGTTCCACCACAGCGCCAACTACCGCTCGGTGGTCGCGCACGGCACCGCCCGGCTGGTCGACGACGCCGACGAGAAGGCCCGGGTGCTGACCGCGTTGGTGGAGAAGGTCGCCGCCGGCCGGTCCGCGGAGAGCCGGCCGCCGAACCGGCGCGAACTTGCCGAGACCGCCGTGCTGGCGCTGCCGCTGCGCGAGGTCTCGGTCCGCACCCGCACCGGCGGGGTCAACGACGAGCCGGCCGACGAGGACCTGCCCCACTGGGCCGGGGTGCTGCCGCTGCGACTCACGCCCGGGCGACCCGAACCGGCGGACGGGGTGACCGCGCCGCTGCCGGCGTACCTGCGGCCGGGGCGCTCGCCGTGGCTGGACCCGGTGGTGCTGCGCGGCGCGCACGTGGTGCTGGAGCCGCTCGACCTCGCGCACGCCGAGGACCTGCACGCCGCGCTCGACGACGAGGAGGTCTGGCGGCACGTCGGCAGCCCGCGCCCCACCGACGTGGCGGGGACCGCCGCACTGATCCGCGCCGCGCTGGACGCCGGGTCGCGGGGCGTCCGGACGCCGTGGGTGCAGCGCTGCGCGGTCACCGGGGCGGTGGTCGGCACCACCTCCTACCACCAGCCCGACGCCGACCTGCGGACCGTGGAGATCGGCTACACCCAGCTCGGCCGGCCGTGGTGGCGCACCGGGATCAACACCGAGGCGAAGCTGCTGCTGCTCACCCGCGCCTTCGAGGAGCTGGACGCGGTGCGGGTCACCTGGCAGACCAGCACGCTCAACGAGCGGTCCCAGCGGGCCATCGAGCGGCTCGGCGCGGTGCGGGAGGGGACGCTGCGGTCCAACCGGCGGCGCGCCGACGGCACCTGGCGGCAGTCCGCGCTCTACTCGATGCTCGCCGAGGAGTGGCCGAACGCACAGGTCAGGCTTCGGGAACGGCTTCGCCCGGCGTAA
- a CDS encoding acyl-CoA dehydrogenase family protein: MEQHLYEPVHEEFRDLCRRFLAREAVPHHERWEAEGIVDRDVWRAAGAAGLLGPDVDPAYGGGGQRDFRFNAVLDEEIVASGCTGLGFGLHNDVVAPYLTELTTEDQRKRWLPGFCSGDLVTAIAMSEPGAGSDLAGIRTGAVRDGDSWVLNGQKTFITNGELADLVVVVVKTAPELGAHGVSLVVVESGTPGFDRGRRLAKVGLKANDTAELFFDDCRVPAENLIGAENQGFYHLMANLPRERLSIAVGAVAACEKLLALTLEHARSREAFGRPIGRFQHNRFLLAELDTEITIARTFVNHCVAEYDAGRLSVTDAAKAKWWTTELQNKVADRCVQLHGGYGFMLEYPVAKAWLDSRVQTIYGGTTEIMKEIIGRGLGL, encoded by the coding sequence ATGGAGCAGCATCTCTACGAGCCCGTCCACGAAGAGTTCCGGGACCTGTGCCGCCGGTTCCTCGCCCGGGAGGCGGTGCCGCACCACGAGCGGTGGGAGGCCGAGGGCATCGTCGACCGCGACGTGTGGCGGGCCGCCGGCGCGGCCGGGCTGCTCGGTCCCGACGTCGACCCGGCGTACGGCGGCGGCGGGCAGCGCGACTTCCGGTTCAACGCGGTGCTCGACGAGGAGATCGTCGCCAGCGGCTGCACCGGTCTCGGGTTCGGGCTGCACAACGACGTGGTGGCGCCGTACCTGACCGAGCTGACCACCGAGGACCAGCGCAAGCGCTGGCTGCCGGGCTTCTGCTCCGGCGACCTGGTCACCGCGATCGCGATGAGCGAGCCGGGCGCGGGCAGCGACCTGGCCGGCATCCGCACCGGCGCGGTCCGCGACGGCGACTCGTGGGTGCTCAACGGCCAGAAGACGTTCATCACCAACGGCGAGCTGGCCGACCTCGTGGTGGTGGTGGTCAAGACCGCGCCGGAGCTGGGCGCGCACGGGGTGAGCCTGGTGGTGGTGGAGAGCGGCACGCCGGGCTTCGACCGGGGGCGGCGGCTGGCCAAGGTCGGCCTGAAGGCCAACGACACCGCCGAGCTGTTCTTCGACGACTGCCGGGTGCCGGCGGAGAACCTGATCGGCGCCGAGAACCAGGGCTTCTACCACCTGATGGCGAACCTGCCCCGGGAGCGGCTGAGCATCGCGGTCGGCGCGGTGGCGGCGTGCGAGAAGCTGCTCGCGCTCACCCTGGAGCACGCCCGGTCCCGGGAGGCGTTCGGCCGGCCGATCGGCAGGTTCCAGCACAACCGGTTCCTGCTGGCCGAGCTGGACACCGAGATCACCATCGCCCGGACGTTCGTCAACCACTGCGTCGCCGAGTACGACGCGGGCCGGCTGTCGGTGACCGACGCGGCGAAGGCGAAGTGGTGGACCACCGAGCTGCAGAACAAGGTCGCCGACCGGTGCGTGCAGTTGCACGGCGGCTACGGCTTCATGCTGGAGTATCCGGTGGCGAAGGCGTGGCTGGACAGCCGGGTGCAGACCATCTACGGCGGCACCACCGAGATCATGAAGGAGATCATCGGCCGCGGTCTCGGCCTGTAG
- a CDS encoding 4a-hydroxytetrahydrobiopterin dehydratase, producing MGTLTGAQIADAGLDGWTFLLGALHTRIRTPDFAAGLALVAAVGAEAERVDHHPDLDLRYTHVDVRLWSHDSGGVTGRDLRLARSITALATEAGLTLSYAGLSRLELALDSPEHAAAAPFWRAVLASERPAGADADDEVRDPAGTLPTMWFQASGRDEPRQRWHPDVWVDPAEVAPRIEAALAAGGTLVSDAEAPNFWVLADPDGNRVCLCTWQGRA from the coding sequence ATGGGCACGCTGACCGGAGCACAGATCGCCGACGCCGGGCTGGACGGGTGGACCTTCCTGCTCGGCGCGTTGCACACCCGTATCCGTACCCCGGATTTCGCGGCCGGCCTGGCGCTGGTGGCCGCGGTCGGCGCGGAGGCCGAGCGGGTCGACCACCATCCCGACCTGGACCTGCGCTACACGCACGTGGACGTGCGGCTGTGGTCGCACGACTCCGGCGGCGTCACCGGGCGCGACCTGCGGCTGGCCCGGAGCATCACGGCGCTCGCCACCGAGGCCGGGCTCACCCTGTCGTACGCCGGGCTGTCCCGCCTGGAGCTGGCGCTGGACAGCCCGGAGCACGCCGCGGCGGCGCCGTTCTGGCGGGCGGTCCTGGCGTCGGAGCGACCGGCCGGTGCGGACGCCGACGACGAGGTACGCGATCCGGCCGGCACGCTGCCGACGATGTGGTTCCAGGCATCGGGACGCGACGAGCCCCGGCAACGCTGGCACCCGGACGTGTGGGTGGACCCGGCCGAGGTCGCACCGCGCATCGAGGCGGCACTCGCGGCCGGCGGGACACTGGTCAGCGACGCCGAGGCGCCGAACTTCTGGGTGCTCGCCGACCCGGACGGCAACCGGGTCTGCCTCTGCACCTGGCAGGGGCGCGCCTGA